Sequence from the Lysobacter capsici genome:
GGCCCAGTCGTGCATGTTGGTGTAGCCGTTGTCGCCGAACACCCAGCCCGATTGCCAGCGCGCCGGGATGCCGTTGAGGCGCAGCAAGGTCATCAGCAGCAAGGTCTGCTGGCCGCAGTCGGCGTGACCGGCGTGCAGTGCGTAGTCGGAGATGTTGGAGATGGTCGAATACTCGCGCGCGCCGGCCCACGGGATGCGGTCGACCGCCGCGTAGAGTTTCTGCGCGATCCGATACGGATGGGTCTCATCGCCGACCACCTCGCGCGAGAACTTGCGCATGGCATCGGTGTAGACGATATGCGGCGGCCGTTCGCCCAGGTAGTCGCGGGTGGCCTCGTCGACCGGCGCGGGCACGACCTTGTCCGGATCGATCGCGCGGTACTGGCCGAACACGGTGAGTTCGTAACTGGTTTCGAACCGGGTCGGCTGTCCGGCCTTGGCGACCTGCTGCAGATACACGGTGCGCATCGCGGTGGACTCGGGCGCGATCGTATGCGCGGCCGGCGTGCTGCTCAGAAAACGGATGTCCTGCTGTTGATGCGGCAGCGCGCGCGGATACGGCAGCCACGCGCGCAGCATCTTGCCGGCCGGCACCGCGTCGGCGTTGACCGTCAGCGAGTGGGTGACGCGCACCCGCCGCGGCGCGGCGTAGCCCAGTCCGCTGCGCAGCGCGCCGTCGCGGACTTCGGCCTGATGCGCGTTCAAGGTTTCCATCGGCCCGACGCTGAGCGGCTTGGCGCCCGGCTTGCGGCGCGCGAGCGCGGCGGCGTCGAGCCGGAACAGGTTCGACGGCGCGCGCTGGAAGTAGCGCTTGTCGCCGTCGATGATCATGTATTCGAGCAGGCCGCGCCGGTCCCACTCGTCGAATTCGGCATCGCGCATATCCGGGATCTGTTCGCGCAGCTTGGCCTTGGCCTGGGCCTCGTCGAGAGTGAAATCCAGACGGATTCGGCGCATGCGTTCGACCTGCTCGTCGAGCGCGCGGCGTTGGTCGGCATCCAGATTCGGCCGAGCGCGCGCTTTGGCGATGCCGGCGCGCGCGCCTTCGAAGTGGCCGACGTCGATCAGCGACACGATCGCGGCGAGGCGTTCGTCGGCGTCGCGGCGTTGTTCCTGCGCGTGCGCCGAACCGATCTGCGTGCTCAGCACCAGCGCCGGCAGCGCGAACATCAGGCCGAGCGCGAGCGCGGCCGCGCGGCCGCGCCGCGAAAACGAGACGATGGCCCGCGCACGGGGAGCGATAAACAGCAGGTCAGTCACGGGATCCATACCTGGTGTCACCCATGCGGGGCCATCGGTTCATGGCTGTGTAACATGAGTGGCACAGGTGGTCAATAAATTATTCCCTATCTATTTTCTCAAGGAAGTATGTATTCTGCGGTTCGACCCGCTGGCGCCCCGTGCGCGACCGGGTCGGTGCCGGACGACCGGCATCGAGCCTGTGACGGCGCGCGGCCGTGCCGCGCAGCCGCCGGAGCATGACGCGATGGGTACCGCCGCAAGCCGCAACCTCGCCGTAATCGCCCGTCGCCATGGCGGCGCCGCGAGCGCGTTCGTTCGCTGCGCTGCAGCACCGCGTTCAGGCGCGAGCGTCGCGATGCGCATCGCCGCTGCATGCCTGGGCGCCGCGTTGCTGTTGCCGGTCTGCGCCGTCGCGCGCGCCGCGACCGCCGCTCCCGCCACCGGCATTCCTGCCACCGGTGTGATCGGCATCGAGGAGGGGCAATTGAACGCCGACTACTGGATTCGCCAGCAGACCAAGCCCGACGCGACGATCCTCGACCCGCGCGCGATCGCCGCGCAGAACCAGCGCCTGCACGAACTCGATCCATCGGTGCACGACATCGAGCATCTGCCCGCGCGCCTGACCCGGGCGCAGGTGCGCGAGTGGATCGAGGCGATGTCGCAGCCGCGCGAGGAAACCCTGTACGACGAACGCGGCGAGGACATTCCCGCCGCCACCCTCGCCGCGCTCAGCGACAACCTCGCGCTGGATGCGATTCCCGCCAGCCAGGCCACGCGTTACGGCATGGTCGTGCGCCGC
This genomic interval carries:
- a CDS encoding transglutaminase-like domain-containing protein; the protein is MFALPALVLSTQIGSAHAQEQRRDADERLAAIVSLIDVGHFEGARAGIAKARARPNLDADQRRALDEQVERMRRIRLDFTLDEAQAKAKLREQIPDMRDAEFDEWDRRGLLEYMIIDGDKRYFQRAPSNLFRLDAAALARRKPGAKPLSVGPMETLNAHQAEVRDGALRSGLGYAAPRRVRVTHSLTVNADAVPAGKMLRAWLPYPRALPHQQQDIRFLSSTPAAHTIAPESTAMRTVYLQQVAKAGQPTRFETSYELTVFGQYRAIDPDKVVPAPVDEATRDYLGERPPHIVYTDAMRKFSREVVGDETHPYRIAQKLYAAVDRIPWAGAREYSTISNISDYALHAGHADCGQQTLLLMTLLRLNGIPARWQSGWVFGDNGYTNMHDWAWMYLAPYGWVPVDVTTGRFDSPDPQLANFYFGGFDAYRIAYNDDYGRQFVPAKRHERSETVDSQRGEVEWEGGNLYFDQWDYDYSAQVLTTKD